A single genomic interval of Desulfovibrio desulfuricans harbors:
- a CDS encoding helix-turn-helix transcriptional regulator, with translation MVELLLFGHHECAGLRYGDAHVNLCVMLAAKWWRRSLCFLNRLHSGEDLLTGGCLCNNFLMRIIYHHDVAREEVVSEYRKPSTLERFIPIVDFLGAFLGADCEVVLHDATRPDSSVLAIANSHISGRRVGSPITDMALRLIKDGTWMTAPFITGYKTQSKDGRQLHSATYFIREDDGSLAGMLCLNMDAVPLIEARDLLDRFISRARMEKPRSDAENGHPLETFAESLEDLTSSIIQQAVNGADIPPDRMTADEKIAIVRTLNEKGVFLLKGAVAVVARHLAASEATVYRYLQRVSS, from the coding sequence ATGGTTGAACTGTTGCTCTTTGGGCATCATGAGTGTGCTGGTTTGCGTTATGGTGACGCCCATGTGAATTTGTGCGTCATGTTAGCGGCAAAGTGGTGGAGGCGGAGTCTGTGCTTTCTGAACAGGCTTCACTCAGGGGAAGATTTGTTGACAGGGGGGTGTTTGTGCAATAATTTTCTCATGCGTATAATTTATCATCATGATGTAGCCAGGGAGGAAGTTGTGTCCGAATATAGAAAGCCCTCAACGTTAGAGCGGTTTATCCCTATTGTGGACTTTCTGGGCGCTTTTTTGGGTGCTGACTGTGAAGTCGTGCTGCACGATGCCACCAGGCCGGACAGCTCTGTACTTGCGATAGCCAACAGCCATATAAGCGGACGCCGCGTGGGATCGCCCATTACGGATATGGCGTTACGCCTTATCAAGGACGGCACCTGGATGACCGCGCCTTTTATTACGGGCTATAAAACGCAGAGCAAGGACGGTCGTCAGCTTCATTCGGCAACGTATTTTATCCGTGAAGACGATGGTTCATTGGCTGGGATGTTATGCCTCAACATGGATGCGGTCCCGCTGATTGAGGCGCGCGATCTGCTTGATCGCTTCATATCGCGGGCGCGAATGGAAAAGCCCAGGTCGGACGCTGAAAATGGACATCCTCTTGAAACATTTGCTGAATCGCTGGAAGACCTGACCAGCAGCATTATCCAGCAGGCGGTGAATGGCGCGGATATCCCGCCGGATCGCATGACGGCAGATGAAAAAATAGCTATTGTACGCACCCTTAACGAAAAGGGCGTGTTTTTGCTTAAAGGCGCTGTGGCGGTTGTGGCGCGCCATCTGGCAGCGTCAGAGGCCACCGTTTACAGGTATTTGCAGCGGGTTTCTTCCTGA
- a CDS encoding TraR/DksA family transcriptional regulator, translating to MDNLHTLQRLQGELNEEMHRLTLLRDVFQAQHCADELDAASHLEAAHIAHCSARRSSQRIRELQSLVALLRHGGPRRCEECGEEIPIARLMAAPGATRCCECQQNIENDLRTNMIQMKATPLPQEVCAEYC from the coding sequence ATGGACAATTTGCACACTTTGCAGCGTCTTCAGGGCGAACTGAACGAAGAAATGCACCGTCTCACCCTGCTGCGCGATGTTTTTCAGGCCCAGCACTGCGCGGACGAACTGGACGCGGCCAGCCATCTTGAGGCGGCCCACATAGCCCATTGCAGCGCCCGCCGCAGTTCCCAACGCATCCGTGAACTCCAGAGCCTTGTGGCGCTCCTGCGGCACGGCGGCCCCCGCCGCTGCGAAGAATGCGGCGAGGAGATCCCCATTGCCCGCCTTATGGCCGCCCCAGGGGCGACACGTTGCTGCGAATGCCAGCAGAACATTGAAAACGACCTGCGCACAAACATGATCCAGATGAAGGCAACGCCGCTTCCTCAGGAAGTGTGCGCCGAATACTGCTAG